In Arvicola amphibius chromosome 1, mArvAmp1.2, whole genome shotgun sequence, one DNA window encodes the following:
- the LOC119803956 gene encoding 60S ribosomal protein L38, with the protein MPRKIEEIKDFLLTARRKDAKSVKIKKNKDNVKFKVRCSRYLYTLVITDKEKAEKLKQSLPPGLAVKELK; encoded by the coding sequence ATGCCTCGGAAAATTGAGGAAATCAAGGACTTCCTGCTCACGGCCCGGCGGAAGGATGCCAAATCTGTCAAGATCAAGAAGAACAAGGATAATGTGAAGTTCAAGGTTCGCTGCAGCAGGTACCTTTACACTCTGGTCATCACAGACAAGGAGAAAGCCGAGAAGTTGAAACAGTCCCTGCCCCCTGGCTTGGCAGTAAAGGAGCTGAAATGA